CTAATATTATGTGAAGTTCAATCTTCATGGTTTCGTTTTGATACATGTTCTGTGTGGGTTAACATAACTGATGTGTTTCTCCCTCATTGATATTACTTGCAAGATATATGTATTCAGGTATTGATCAGTTGCTGGTTGACCTTTAACTAATTGTTAAAGGATGGCCATGTAGTGATGTACCATCATTGATTAGATAGTGACTTTGTTGTTTAGCTTCTGATTTGGTCTAACAATGATTTTATCTGGGGCTGAAATACTGATGCATAGATTATTTCCAAATTTATCTGATATCAGACCCACCCTTTTTTTGCATATGCTCAATTTTACGTCTAGCATTTTTATTGAAGCATATATTAATTCCAACTATTTTTCAAGTGTATTTTCTTGGAACTTACGTGTTCTTTATCTCAGGGGAGGTGTTCAGACTGGTCAGGGTAGAGGTATGAAGCAACATAAACTGTAAATCCAACAATTTAGTAAACGTTGTCAATAGAAGATAGGTACTTGTAATTTCGCATGGACACAATTTTCTGGTGTGTGTGAAATGCAGGCATTGAAAATATTATGGGTTTAGACACGCTGATGAACACGTTTGTTGGTCTGAGAGCTGGTAGTTTGACTGCTTCAAATGCGCCTGATGGTTAAAACTCTCTTACCTTTTTTTGACTGATGCACAGTTTCTTTCTATCACAACTCAACATTGAAATTTCTTGTTCCTGTAGTGCCCCCGGAGGAACTGTATTCAACACAGCTGTCACAGCTGCAAGAGCTGGGTTTTTTTGACACTGAAGAGAATATCAGAGCACTGCGCGCTACATCAGGAAATGTTCACGCAGCTGTGGAACGACTTTTGGGGAATCCTGGTCGATAATATTGCGACAGTGTAACGTATATTTTTCGTTCTTGGGCCCTGGAACTGGAGAATGTAAGAGAGTGTTACAGCAGATGTCAAATTATATCAGACCACTATGGGTTTTGAGACATGAGGATAAAAACAATTTACTTATGTGCTGGAAGTACCGTACCCCATACTTGACAAACTTGGTATACATATCTAACTAGCTCCTTTCCGATACACTGTACATTCGAAGATCGAAACATACTTGGATCATTTTTCCTGAATCAAGTCCGTTATTAGTTTGCAGCATCCAGATTTGGGTTTATGGCAACGACACTGATTTCCGGTTAGGATGATGATATGTAGCTAGGTACAAATAGGTGTACGTGTGAATTCATGTAGAATTAACTATAAACTCTCCAGTTGCCATTTTGAACATCGTTAATTTTCATAATTCTTCGTATGACAGCTCTTTGCTCCAAAGCGACAGGCAGAATTGAGGTGTGAGACGTGAAAGAACGAAGACATCTTCACAACATCTAGCAAAATGTGTAAATAATGGGGTAAAActgtaaaatataattatactcATTCATTTTTTTAGGGACAATTATGTAAGTAGATTCATTCATTTCTTTAGGGACAGTTATGTAAGTAGTCATTCATGAGAGCTCGGATCATTTTATAATCGTACATTTTATGTAAGTATGGGTGATGTGACACTCACGGGTTGAATATAATGAAACATATGTATATAACATTGTCATCGAGTTGTTAGACTTATACACATATAATTACTATAATACGTCTAATTAAGACATAatgatatatgtaatatataagaCCAAACTTATTTATACTCATTTTGTACTGATAACGTTTTActttatagataaaataaaaataactttatatttCATAAGTgcttattaatatataattgatttttttggaCACTAAATCGTTACTAgtaaaagaaataaaacattactatatttttttcaacGGGTCAGTTAAAAAAGTAGGAGTGAGAtagaaagtatttaaaaaataaggactctgactttttttttttaagaaaaaaggagttgacttttgattattacattaactacgattaaattttttaacttaattaattctctctttttttttcttctcagtCGACACACATCTTAcctcaattaaaatttataaatctttTTCTACAAATCGAGATATTGAGTAACCCAACAATCAACAATGGTCGACCATTGTTTGGTTGACAATTTGGTCGACCATAGCTTTGGTCTGGTAGACCAAAGCACAATTCATGGTAGACCAAAGcaatttggtcgaccaaacaatTGTTGGTCGATCAAATTGCTTTGGTCTTTGACTAAAGCTGGTCGACCGATGGTCAACAAAACAATGGTCGATTCATGTTTGGGTCGACGTCGAACTTTTCttcttaaaataaatgtatatatgtaatcaaatttaatgatgtatttatactTAAAACACAAGGACATTTAAGTAAATTGAGTTAtggatcttttttttaaatatttcagaATGCACTCCCTTCTCCCCAAATTTCCCTTTTTTCAACGGTGTATTTCTATTCCTTTTCCTTGCAATCTACACAGGGGgccgattaaaaaaaaagagattgaaacataaaagatttaaaaattaaggactctgacttttttttaaaaaaaagaaggagTTGACTCTTGATTATTACATTAACTgtaattaaaatctttaacttaattaattttctttttctttttcttctcggtcgacacaaaatttattttgagaaaaaatatcaattCACCCAGAAAAAATAGTCGACCAAAATTAAGTTAATTTTCTTggtttcttggtcgaccaaacattttcttggtcgaccaaaccatCTTCTTGGTCAACCAACATAATTTTGGTTGACCAAAAAGaaattgtatgttttttttttgttatttttattattaatttttgtctaTTCTAAGTATcttattctcttaatttttgttgaattttgtaggatatacctttgggtcgacccaaaagcaaaGCAACAAGGGTCGACCAAAAAAAACAAGGTCTACTTTGTGTCGACCTAGCtaaatatgtgattcatatgttaaaacatgtaatattatataacataattgtgaaattgtgattcatatgttaaaaacatgtacataattgtgattcatatattaaaacatgtaacatagttgtgaaattgtgattcatatgttaaaacaacatgtaacataattggttgtgaaattatgattcatatgttaaaacatgtaacatagttgtgaaattgtaattcatatattaaaacatgtaacatagttgtgaaattgtgattcatatgttaaaacacacatgtaacatagttggttataaaattgtgattcatatgttaaaacatgtaacatagttgtgaaattgtgattcatatgttaaaacatataacataattgtgaaattgtgattcatatgttaaaacatgtaaaatagtTGTgagattgtgattcatatgttaaaacaacatgtaacatagttggttgtgaaattgtgattcgtatgttaaaacatataacataattgtggctcatatgtcaaaacacatgtaacatagttgtgaaattgtgactcatatataataacatgtaacataataatgtaacattatagaacatacttgtgaaattatATGATTCGTATGTTAAAAAACATGCAACATTGATCAAAATTATGTAATTATCcgtcaaaattaaataattatcgaccatatttatcaaatatatggATTAGAAAAAAAGTCGACACAAAAACAACCTTGATGGTGGTCAACCACCTCCAAGCAATTGCTTGAAGTGGTCGACCAAGACCACTTCCAAGCAAAgcaattggtcgaccaagaccAAAATTTTGGTCTTGGTCTCTCTtggtcttggtcgaccaagaccaAGTTGCTTGGAAGTGGTCGACCAAAACCACTTTCAAGCAAtttcaagattttggtcgaTCAAGACAAAAAATTTGTGTTCTTGGTCGACAAAAATTTTGGTCGATTTTTAAGTGtgggttgatttttttttttcaagtaaaTTGACAAATCtcaataaatcgaaataaatgTGAAAGATAAATTGTCTTGAGAAGAAGTCGACGGAAAAAGATTCAGATTTGGAGTCGACTGAAATGAGAATGAATGCAATATTAaaagtttttaaatcaaatttaataatatatttatgtttaaacataaagatatttatgtaaattgacTTATTATCTTCTTTTTAAATAGATAACGTTTGGATCCCTTTTCACTGCATTTCCCCTACAGAGGATGTGATTTAGGAAAAAACTAGGGTTAAAGAGCTTTCTTTTGTTGATTCAATTTGACGAAAATAATTCAATGGGCGAGTCGAGCGTCTGCGCCAGCGGAGGTGAAGAGGTCAATGTAAACATACGATGCTCCAACGGCACTAAGTTTTCAGTGCAAACCACTCTACAGTCCACAGTGGGGGAATTCAAAGCTGTATTAGCGCAGAACTGCGATGTGCCAGCTGAACAGCAGCGTTTGATTCACAAAGGTCGGATCTTGAAAGACGACCAAACCCTCCTCATATACGGTATAACATTCGTAATGGAGTTTTTCCGAATTTctctttttattcaaatttacgGAATCGTGTTGCAACAATGTGTATTTTTGGACCTTTTTTGGGTGCGACATCACGTAGAAGCAGATGAATTATACTTGTTGAATGTTTCATGTGATCTGTGTGCTTGGATGTTTCTATTTAGCTGGCCTGATTGTTGATCTTGTCATTTGAGGTGAATTTTGTGGGATAGTTTTGTGTCAAATGAATAAATTCTGGTAGAATCAGAGTTCTGAATAATGGATGGTTGAAGCATTTGtctttaattgcataaatttgCGACGGATGAATGGCACTGGCATTTACTCTGATTTGTCCTTCTTTGAAAGCCTTATTTTATGAAAGTTGAACATTAGCCAGTGGAGATTGCATTTGGAAAGCACCAGGGTTTTGTCtggtaaaagagaaaaatatgtATCCAGATATGACAAGCAAATTTTTGGCATTATTAGACCGCCACATATGGCTTATGAAATATGATTCATCTTTTTGCTCCAAAAGCATGTTCTATCTCTAGAATGTCTCATCAGTTGGATGCCTGCACGTTACACACTTTTGACCTACTTGTTGGCCATATCCAGGAGAAAGTTGTGTAGGCATGTTAACAGTACTGGGCATTTTTCTGTTCTATAGAAACTTCCAACTCCCAACTCTGCTACTgagaatttataatttgttttcaTGTAGTTCTGCAAAAATCGAGTATGCGGGAAACATTTATTTACCATTGATTCTGTTAAGTTTAATTTGTTCATTTTATCTTTCACATATGTTGTTGGATGATAGATTATCTATTATGTATGCATGCAATGACTACGAAAAGGGTCATGTGTTGCAAAATTCGGATGAAGAATGGGTACATGGTAAATTCATAGCCTACTTCATGAAAAAGGGCTTTTCCTTTGTATGTAGTGTATAATCACAGGGGGTAGCGAGGGTATGATTGTTAATGATTTACGCTCTCCAATTATATGGtatcttgatttgttggatACTTGCAAATAGGGTATTTCATTTCTTTGTCAAATTAGGAATTGTTAAGAATGACTAAAGATTATTGCTTTTTGTGTTGTGGGGGCaagtgctgttgatattgataAGCAATTAATGAGCATCACCTGTTGATGTATGATTTTGATGCATGGTTAATGAGcacttctgtttttttttttttttgtaaacttGTCTTAATTGTCTAATTTATGTTTCTGTTGATAGAATTAAACTACGTGTGTATATACTTTGGAAATAAAACTTAGAGTTGTTACATCCTTGGTTGCTCTTGGGTAATCCGGCGACCATCCTCTTGCTCATATCCTTGATCTCTCCATTCATTTTGATTATTGTTGGTCTATTTCATGTCATGAATAGGTTTGCAGGCTGATCACACAGTTCATATGGTTCGTGGTTCTGCACCATCTGCAGCACCAAACTCTGCTGCTCCAGCTGCTTCTGAGAGCACCAACAGTACTGCTGGTGTTCCACCTGCTCCCAGTAGTAGGAGCTCTGGGATTGCTGATGCAGGTGCTACGTTCTTCCCCGGGGTTGATCTGGGGGCACTTAGTGGCTCTGGGGTGTCTAGATTATTTGGAACTGGACTCCCTGAGTTTGAACAGGTGCAGCAACAACTTACTCAGAACCCTAACATGATGAGAGAGATAATTAACTCCCCTGCAATTCAAAGCCTGATGAACAACCCTGAAATAATGCGCAGCTTAATCATGAGTAACCCTCAAATGCGTGAGATCATTGACCGGAATCCTGAACTTGCTCATATTCTGAACGATCCCGGAGTCCTTAGACAAACCCTGGAAGCAGCACGGAATCCTGAGTTAGTGCGTGAGATGATGCGGAACACTGACAGGGCCATGAGTAACATTGAAGCTTCTCCCGAAGGATTTAATATGCTTAGACGCATGTATGAGAATGTCCAAGAACCCTTCTTGAATGCAACAACAATGGATGCTGGCGCTGGCGCTGATGTAGGATCAAACCCATTTGCTGCCCTCTTGCGGAATCAGGATGCCACTCAAACCAGAGAAGTATCTAATTCTGCAAACACCGAAACTGAAATGGCCTCGGGAACCACGGTCCCGAATGTAAATCCACTTCCCAACCCGTGGAGTAATTCCGGTAAGATGAGAACCTTTTTTTTGTGTGAATATTATGTTAAGTGATCTGTTTTGCATCAAAGTTCCTGTGACTTCTAATTTCTAGGCAGAATTAAGGGCAGATTTAGGCGAAGCCAGTATTTAGCTCAGTTGTACTATAATTTTGTTTTGGTAAGGTACTGCCATAGCCTTGTGTTGAGTGCAGCTGACCTAAGCATGACGTTATTGCTAGTTAGCATTTTATATCTAAtttgtttttcttcatttttggtTCTGGGTCTGGATAACCTGGAGTAATGGTGGTTCTTGTTCTTTTTTCATTATTCAATGAGCTTGGTTTTTCCTTCATCTCATTCCTACCAAATctgtactaatttttttttctgcaGTTTGAATTCAGTTCTCAACTGCTGTGGTGTGCTTAATGGTTTTATTGATACaacatttatttatgttttcctCGCATTTCAACTTTCTTGCTTCACATCCTCTTTTGGTTAGGACGAGTTTCTTTGACCATTCTTTCTTCAGGGTTTAGAAATTTGTCGATGGATACTCCTGTTAATCTTATTAGGGTCCAAGTCATTTGTACCCTATCGCTTTTTTGTTTCTTGTCTTGTTTCCATGTATCAGTAATGGGCACTATATATGAGCTGCTGAATGTGATATTTTAGGAAATTCTCAGACAAATAATACTCCAAGATCTAATCCAACTGATGATGCGAGACTACCATCTATTCCTGGGTTAGGAGGGCTCGGTGTTCCTGAATTGGAGCGAATGGGCATGCCAGATTCCTCAGCATTCGGTCGGTTATTGCAGAACCCAGCCATGGCACAGATGATGCAGAGTTTTCTTTCTAATCCTCAATACTTGGATCAAGTACTTACTACTGCCACAGTTCTGTATGAATTGATAAGTTAGCCTGCTGTAGATTTAAAACATCCTGTAATTACAACCTGATTGCAGATCCTGAACTTAAATCCTCAACTTCGCTCTGTACTTGATGTGAACCCTCAGTTAAGAGAAATGATGCAAAACCCTGAAATTGTACGCGAACTGACCTCACCTGAAACGATGCAGGCATGTCTCGATTGACCTTTATTGGCCTTTTCTTCACTTGGGTTTTCTTTTTTCGTTTTCACCTTTGTTAGCCGAAATATTCATGTTCAGACTTCAGATGTCTGAAAATTTGATGAGTGAGGAGTTTTCCATATGAAAAAATATGTTGTGAATGGTTTTTTATGGCTTGCAGGTGTATGATAAATTATTTAAGTGTTACATAATTTTTGTAGAACATTCAGGAAAGTATACATTCACTATTGCTATCATTTTATTGATGTACTTACTACTTAGTAAGGTTATTGATAGTTTTATCAACATGAATCAAATTGTTTCATGAAAATGCTTTGACAATTCAGGACTAAATCACTGTCTAACCAAATAGTTTTTACAAAATTAGTATTTATTGCATCTTGTGCCAATTATTGGTATTTCAGTGTTTATTTATTTCCAACACCTTCTTGACAAGATATGTCGATGTGTATTGATACAGATGAGTTTCAGTGAAGGATGTAAGACTGTTGTCATTTTCTCTTCTTACCAGACATTTTTTTTGCCAGCAAATGATGGCTTTTCAGCAACAACTCTCTCAACTTAGTCGGCGGCAATCAACCCCGTGAGTAGAAAACAGTGATTTTGAGCTTTTTTggcaaaattttttaaataattgattgtTGGATCCAATTATCTACTTCAATGTTTATTGGCATGCGAGTCCTTTTACATGTTATTATCATTCAGACGTATCATGCAACTTATGTCTGTCGTCCTTGATTGAACCTGATAACCTTTTTTCCTCTAGTAATTCTGTGTAATAGATAATGGAGTTCCCTGGTTTTTTTGGCCCTTGCTAAAAGCATTAGTCTCGTTTCAATACCCACAGAGATGTAATTTAAACACCTGCGCATGAGTTATCTAATATTATGTGAAGATCAATCTTCATGGTTCATTTTGATACAAGTTCCGTGTCGGTTAACAAACCTGATGTATTTCTCCATCATTGATATTACTTGCAAGATTTATATATTCAGGTTTAGA
This window of the Primulina huaijiensis isolate GDHJ02 chromosome 3, ASM1229523v2, whole genome shotgun sequence genome carries:
- the LOC140973718 gene encoding ubiquitin domain-containing protein DSK2b-like isoform X2, yielding MGESSVCASGGEEVNVNIRCSNGTKFSVQTTLQSTVGEFKAVLAQNCDVPAEQQRLIHKGRILKDDQTLLIYGLQADHTVHMVRGSAPSAAPNSAAPAASESTNSTAGVPPAPSSRSSGIADAGATFFPGVDLGALSGSGVSRLFGTGLPEFEQVQQQLTQNPNMMREIINSPAIQSLMNNPEIMRSLIMSNPQMREIIDRNPELAHILNDPGVLRQTLEAARNPELVREMMRNTDRAMSNIEASPEGFNMLRRMYENVQEPFLNATTMDAGAGADVGSNPFAALLRNQDATQTREVSNSANTETEMASGTTVPNVNPLPNPWSNSGGLGVPELERMGMPDSSAFGRLLQNPAMAQMMQSFLSNPQYLDQILNLNPQLRSVLDVNPQLREMMQNPEIVRELTSPETMQQMMAFQQQLSQLSRRQSTPGGVYTDQGRGIENNMGLDMLMNMFGGLGAGSLTASNGPDVPPEQLYSTQLSQLQEMGFFDTEENIRALRATSGNVHAAVERLLGNPGR
- the LOC140973718 gene encoding ubiquitin domain-containing protein DSK2b-like isoform X1 → MGESSVCASGGEEVNVNIRCSNGTKFSVQTTLQSTVGEFKAVLAQNCDVPAEQQRLIHKGRILKDDQTLLIYGLQADHTVHMVRGSAPSAAPNSAAPAASESTNSTAGVPPAPSSRSSGIADAGATFFPGVDLGALSGSGVSRLFGTGLPEFEQVQQQLTQNPNMMREIINSPAIQSLMNNPEIMRSLIMSNPQMREIIDRNPELAHILNDPGVLRQTLEAARNPELVREMMRNTDRAMSNIEASPEGFNMLRRMYENVQEPFLNATTMDAGAGADVGSNPFAALLRNQDATQTREVSNSANTETEMASGTTVPNVNPLPNPWSNSGNSQTNNTPRSNPTDDARLPSIPGLGGLGVPELERMGMPDSSAFGRLLQNPAMAQMMQSFLSNPQYLDQILNLNPQLRSVLDVNPQLREMMQNPEIVRELTSPETMQQMMAFQQQLSQLSRRQSTPGGVYTDQGRGIENNMGLDMLMNMFGGLGAGSLTASNGPDVPPEQLYSTQLSQLQEMGFFDTEENIRALRATSGNVHAAVERLLGNPGR
- the LOC140973718 gene encoding ubiquitin domain-containing protein DSK2b-like isoform X3, coding for MGESSVCASGGEEVNVNIRCSNGTKFSVQTTLQSTVGEFKAVLAQNCDVPAEQQRLIHKGRILKDDQTLLIYGLQADHTVHMVRGSAPSAAPNSAAPAASESTNSTAGVPPAPSSRSSGIADAGATFFPGVDLGALSGSGVSRLFGTGLPEFEQVQQQLTQNPNMMREIINSPAIQSLMNNPEIMRSLIMSNPQMREIIDRNPELAHILNDPGVLRQTLEAARNPELVREMMRNTDRAMSNIEASPEGFNMLRRMYENVQEPFLNATTMDAGAGADVGSNPFAALLRNQDATQTREVSNSANTETEMASGTTVPNVNPLPNPWSNSGNSQTNNTPRSNPTDDARLPSIPGLGGLGVPELERMGMPDSSAFGRLLQNPAMAQMMQSFLSNPQYLDQILNLNPQLRSVLDVNPQLREMMQNPEIVRELTSPETMQTFFLPANDGFSATTLST